One window of Candidatus Methylocalor cossyra genomic DNA carries:
- a CDS encoding META domain-containing protein → MNPPSRRRWYALLPLALGWLSSAARADSAIEGTALYLQRLALPPGVEFEAVLEDISAADAPAEPLGRTRLPDPGNPPIHFRIPYDPGRIVPNHRYTVRASLRLGERLLFTTDRIYPVLTQGHGRRVSLLLRRAQGGAAPRSTPLGALPASFLGELPCADCPGIDYQLDLFPDGVFFARRDYRERGVRVDDIGRWSLTPDGRHLNLQGREAGRFAVLGPGLLGRPDLPGQPEAPRYGLKRADTFRPIEPHLELTGQYSYWADAGWFTECQTGLRLPVAQEGANAALEAAYGKAHTTPGETLMTSIRGTIAPRPKQEGEGQERMLVVERFSAFQPGPACAPTGAGTPLENTRWKLLELRGKPLDAGEVQQPPHILLDPVEHRVAGSGGCNRLLGGYRLAGERLEFRQLAGTMMACPKGMAFERSFHAALAKVRSWKIVAERLELYDGAGTVVARFQADRGA, encoded by the coding sequence GTGAACCCGCCTTCCCGCCGCCGCTGGTACGCGCTCCTTCCCCTCGCCCTCGGTTGGCTGTCCAGCGCGGCACGGGCGGACAGCGCCATCGAGGGCACCGCCCTCTACCTCCAGCGCCTCGCCCTCCCCCCGGGAGTGGAGTTCGAGGCGGTGCTGGAGGACATTTCCGCGGCCGATGCGCCCGCTGAACCCCTCGGCCGGACCCGTCTCCCGGACCCCGGCAACCCGCCGATCCACTTCCGGATCCCCTACGATCCCGGGCGGATCGTGCCGAACCATCGCTACACGGTGCGGGCTAGCCTGCGGCTCGGCGAGCGCCTACTGTTCACCACCGACCGGATCTACCCGGTGCTCACCCAGGGCCATGGCCGGCGGGTTTCCCTGCTGCTGCGCCGGGCCCAGGGCGGGGCCGCACCGCGCTCCACGCCCTTGGGGGCCCTGCCGGCGAGCTTCTTGGGCGAGCTACCCTGCGCCGACTGCCCGGGCATCGACTACCAGCTTGATCTGTTCCCCGACGGGGTGTTCTTTGCCCGCCGGGACTACCGGGAACGGGGCGTCCGGGTGGATGACATCGGCCGCTGGTCCCTTACCCCCGATGGCAGGCACCTAAACCTTCAGGGCCGCGAGGCCGGGCGCTTCGCGGTGCTAGGCCCCGGCCTCCTGGGAAGGCCCGACCTGCCGGGTCAGCCAGAGGCACCCCGCTATGGGCTGAAACGGGCCGACACCTTTCGGCCGATCGAGCCCCACCTGGAGCTTACGGGCCAGTACAGCTACTGGGCCGACGCCGGTTGGTTCACCGAATGCCAGACCGGCCTCCGCCTGCCGGTCGCCCAGGAAGGCGCCAACGCCGCCCTGGAAGCCGCCTACGGCAAAGCCCACACCACCCCGGGCGAGACCTTGATGACCTCGATCCGCGGCACCATCGCCCCGCGGCCCAAGCAGGAAGGGGAAGGGCAAGAGCGCATGCTGGTGGTGGAACGCTTCAGCGCCTTCCAGCCAGGCCCCGCCTGTGCCCCGACGGGTGCCGGCACACCTTTGGAAAACACCCGCTGGAAGTTGCTGGAACTGCGCGGTAAACCGCTTGATGCGGGCGAGGTTCAGCAGCCGCCGCACATCCTCCTGGACCCGGTAGAGCACCGGGTGGCCGGTTCCGGTGGCTGCAACCGGCTGCTGGGGGGCTACCGGCTCGCCGGGGAGCGGCTGGAATTCCGCCAGCTCGCTGGCACCATGATGGCTTGCCCGAAGGGCATGGCGTTCGAGCGGTCCTTCCACGCCGCCTTGGCCAAGGTGCGCTCCTGGAAGATCGTGGCCGAGCGGCTGGAGCTCTACGACGGCGCGGGGACAGTCGTGGCCCGCTTCCAAGCGGACCGCGGCGCTTGA
- a CDS encoding NAD(P)/FAD-dependent oxidoreductase, which produces MENQVHHRVVVVGAGAAGLGIAARLLKADVKDVALIEPSDKHYYQPFWTFVGGGVVKPEQSVRPMASLIPPGAVWIKDAAATFDPANNRLTTRDGKTIGYDYLVVCPGLQIDWNKIPGLPEALGKNGVCSNYAYDQAPITWDNIRNFKGGNAVFTFPPPPIKCAGAPQKIMYLAEDYFRKHGLRDKTRVLYYCATPTIFSAPKYAAVLMEKVVKPRGIEVLFKHNLVEIRAESKEAVFKNLDTGETVVQPYDLLHVVPPMSAPDFIKASPLANEGGWVEVNKDTLQHVRYPNVFSLGDVSSLPTSKTAAAIRAQMPVLAANLLSVMRGGQPLTRYDGYTSCPLITGYGKLILAEFDYELKPKETFPFDQGKERYSMYLLKRYVIPTIYWDGLLKGRRWPWLGQS; this is translated from the coding sequence ATGGAAAACCAAGTTCATCATCGAGTCGTGGTGGTCGGCGCCGGCGCCGCCGGCCTTGGGATCGCAGCCCGTCTGTTGAAGGCGGACGTCAAGGACGTGGCCCTGATCGAGCCCTCGGACAAGCATTACTATCAGCCCTTCTGGACCTTCGTAGGCGGCGGGGTGGTCAAGCCGGAGCAGTCGGTCCGCCCCATGGCCAGCCTGATACCCCCGGGCGCGGTGTGGATCAAGGACGCCGCCGCAACCTTCGACCCGGCCAACAACCGCCTGACCACCCGCGATGGCAAGACCATCGGCTATGACTATCTGGTGGTCTGCCCAGGCCTGCAAATCGACTGGAACAAGATCCCCGGCCTCCCGGAGGCGCTGGGCAAAAACGGCGTTTGCAGCAACTATGCCTATGACCAGGCGCCCATCACCTGGGACAACATCCGCAACTTCAAGGGCGGCAATGCCGTGTTCACGTTCCCGCCACCGCCCATCAAATGCGCTGGCGCTCCCCAAAAAATCATGTACTTGGCCGAAGACTACTTCCGCAAGCACGGCCTGCGCGACAAGACCCGGGTGCTCTACTACTGTGCCACCCCCACCATCTTCAGCGCGCCCAAATACGCCGCCGTGCTCATGGAGAAGGTGGTGAAACCGCGCGGCATCGAGGTGCTGTTTAAGCACAACCTGGTGGAAATCCGCGCCGAAAGCAAGGAAGCGGTGTTCAAGAACCTCGACACCGGGGAGACCGTGGTGCAACCCTATGACCTGCTCCACGTCGTGCCGCCCATGAGCGCACCGGATTTCATCAAGGCCAGCCCGCTCGCCAATGAGGGCGGTTGGGTGGAGGTGAACAAGGACACCCTGCAGCACGTGCGTTACCCCAACGTGTTCAGCTTGGGGGACGTCAGCAGCTTGCCCACCTCCAAGACCGCTGCCGCCATCCGCGCCCAGATGCCGGTGCTTGCCGCCAATCTGTTGTCGGTCATGCGCGGCGGGCAGCCGCTCACCCGCTACGACGGCTACACCTCCTGCCCGCTGATTACCGGCTACGGCAAGCTCATCCTGGCGGAGTTCGATTACGAGCTCAAACCCAAGGAAACCTTCCCCTTCGACCAGGGCAAGGAGCGTTACAGCATGTACCTGCTGAAGCGCTACGTGATCCCCACGATCTATTGGGATGGTTTGCTGAAGGGTCGCCGTTGGCCCTGGCTGGGGCAGAGTTGA
- a CDS encoding cytochrome ubiquinol oxidase subunit I gives MDAVLLARLQFAFTVSFHILFPAFTIGLASYLAVLEGLWLATQRAVFLQLYRYWLMVFAVAFAMGVVSGIVMSYQFGTNWGPFAEKTGPVLGPLLAYEVLTAFFLEAGFLGVMLFGLERVGPRLHFAATLLVAFGTLLSAFWILSANSWMHTPAAFHMEDGRYVPDSWSGVIFNPSFPYRFTHMVLAAYLTTALVVGATGAWHLLNDRHGAPARVMLAMAVGMVALVAPLQLLVGDLHGLNTQDHQPAKIAAMEGHFQTSAGAPLILFGIPLVDQAETRYAVAIPKGASLILKHDPDAVVTGLDAFPKADWPNVAVVFWAFRIMVGSGLVMILFGLVGAVLLWRRRLFDEAWFLRWGVAMGPLGFVALLAGWFVTEVGRQPFVVYGLLRTQEAVSPIGTPGVAGSLLGFVAVYGVIFGAGSFYLLRLLKRSPDLAVEPPTQQGPWRTTGVVPGPALEKRPK, from the coding sequence ATGGACGCCGTACTCCTTGCCCGTCTGCAGTTCGCCTTCACGGTGAGTTTCCACATTCTGTTCCCCGCTTTCACCATCGGGTTGGCCAGTTATCTCGCGGTGCTGGAAGGACTTTGGCTGGCTACCCAGCGGGCGGTGTTCCTGCAACTCTACCGCTACTGGCTGATGGTTTTCGCCGTGGCGTTCGCCATGGGGGTGGTGTCTGGCATCGTGATGAGTTACCAGTTCGGAACCAATTGGGGTCCCTTCGCGGAAAAGACCGGACCAGTCTTGGGCCCGCTGTTGGCCTATGAGGTGCTGACGGCGTTTTTTCTGGAGGCGGGCTTCCTCGGGGTGATGCTGTTCGGCCTGGAGCGGGTCGGTCCCCGGCTGCATTTCGCGGCCACCTTGCTGGTGGCGTTCGGCACCCTGCTCTCGGCGTTCTGGATCTTGTCCGCCAACAGCTGGATGCATACGCCCGCCGCCTTCCACATGGAGGACGGTCGCTATGTGCCCGACAGCTGGTCGGGGGTGATTTTCAATCCATCTTTCCCCTACCGCTTTACCCACATGGTGTTGGCGGCCTACCTCACCACGGCGCTGGTGGTGGGCGCCACCGGCGCCTGGCATTTGCTGAACGACCGGCACGGCGCCCCGGCGCGGGTCATGTTGGCCATGGCGGTGGGGATGGTGGCGCTGGTCGCGCCCCTGCAGCTTTTGGTGGGCGACCTGCACGGCCTCAATACTCAGGACCATCAGCCGGCCAAGATCGCGGCCATGGAAGGCCACTTCCAGACCAGCGCCGGGGCACCGTTGATCCTGTTCGGCATCCCGCTGGTCGACCAGGCCGAGACCCGCTACGCGGTGGCGATTCCCAAGGGCGCCAGCCTGATCTTGAAGCATGACCCCGACGCCGTGGTGACCGGCCTGGACGCTTTTCCGAAGGCGGATTGGCCCAATGTGGCGGTGGTCTTCTGGGCGTTCCGGATCATGGTCGGGAGCGGCCTCGTGATGATCCTGTTTGGGCTGGTCGGGGCGGTACTGCTGTGGCGACGGCGCTTGTTTGATGAGGCCTGGTTCCTGCGCTGGGGGGTGGCCATGGGCCCGCTCGGTTTCGTGGCCCTTCTGGCCGGCTGGTTCGTGACCGAGGTGGGCCGCCAACCCTTCGTCGTGTACGGGCTGCTCAGGACGCAGGAGGCGGTGTCGCCCATCGGCACCCCGGGCGTGGCCGGGTCGCTGCTGGGTTTCGTTGCCGTGTATGGGGTGATCTTTGGGGCCGGCTCGTTCTACCTCCTGCGGCTGCTAAAGCGCTCGCCGGATCTTGCGGTCGAGCCGCCGACGCAACAAGGCCCGTGGCGGACCACGGGGGTGGTGCCGGGACCCGCCCTGGAAAAACGTCCGAAGTAG
- the cydB gene encoding cytochrome d ubiquinol oxidase subunit II, with amino-acid sequence MFDLATLWFVLIAVALLAYAVLDGFDLGVGILFPLGRSDEERDRMMNSIAPVWDGNETWLVLGGGGLFAAFPLAYSVLLTALYAPVIGMLLALILRGVAFEFRFRAERFKRYWDWAFTGGSTLAAILQGVMVGALVQGVRVENRAYAGGWFDWLSPFSLLCGLALVTGYALLGACWLVIKLDGALEERMRKLQEPLGAATILAIALVSFGTLLVNDTIRERWLGAGTLLFLWIIPIATALLAVAFYRAVRAQRTLTPFLLALGLFGAAFAGLAGSLFPYLIPPRISYREAANPDISLAFLLVGAAILLPVILGYTAYGYWIFRGKVRAGEGYH; translated from the coding sequence GTGTTCGACCTCGCGACCCTGTGGTTCGTATTGATCGCCGTGGCCTTGCTCGCCTATGCCGTTCTGGACGGCTTCGATCTCGGGGTGGGGATTCTTTTCCCGCTGGGCCGCAGCGACGAGGAGCGGGACCGGATGATGAACAGCATCGCACCGGTGTGGGACGGTAACGAGACCTGGCTGGTCCTGGGCGGCGGCGGTTTGTTCGCGGCCTTCCCGCTGGCCTACTCGGTGCTGCTGACCGCCCTGTACGCCCCGGTGATCGGGATGCTGTTGGCGCTGATCCTGCGCGGTGTCGCCTTCGAGTTTCGGTTTCGAGCCGAGCGTTTCAAAAGGTACTGGGATTGGGCTTTCACCGGCGGTTCCACCCTTGCCGCCATTCTGCAGGGCGTGATGGTCGGGGCCCTGGTCCAGGGCGTGCGGGTCGAGAACCGCGCCTATGCCGGGGGTTGGTTCGACTGGCTCAGTCCGTTCAGCCTGTTGTGCGGACTCGCCTTGGTGACCGGCTATGCGCTGCTGGGGGCTTGCTGGCTGGTGATCAAGCTGGACGGCGCCCTCGAGGAGCGGATGCGAAAGCTGCAGGAACCCCTCGGCGCGGCCACGATCCTGGCCATCGCGCTGGTCAGTTTCGGCACCCTGCTGGTCAACGACACCATCCGCGAGCGCTGGCTCGGCGCCGGGACGCTGCTGTTCCTGTGGATCATTCCCATCGCCACGGCGCTGCTCGCGGTGGCCTTCTACCGCGCCGTGCGCGCCCAACGGACCCTTACCCCGTTCCTTCTAGCACTCGGACTGTTCGGCGCGGCGTTCGCGGGTCTCGCGGGAAGCCTGTTCCCTTACCTGATCCCGCCCCGCATCAGCTACCGCGAGGCCGCGAACCCCGACATCAGCCTGGCCTTCCTGTTGGTCGGCGCGGCCATCCTACTGCCCGTGATCCTCGGCTACACGGCCTATGGCTATTGGATTTTCCGCGGCAAGGTGCGGGCCGGCGAGGGCTATCATTGA
- a CDS encoding ribonuclease T2 family protein, which produces MTQCRRLLGYLLLALVPPALPAAARLAEGEFLATHNCPAYYSKDRRDNPGNVSLVPGRLYPVVEILKGVTPEYYRLRIAGAEPSERWVSAECGEYPPKSAPAAVAAQSAEPGTAAPSCAAPPAGGDICRTCGAASYVLTLDWQPGQCASRKSTLDDSPECRGTRPVGPFTLRELRPEQPRCAKEFGFCGPVAGETTPFILYPPVPLSEATRKVLEPVLPGLQADTGVERHQWHKYGTCTGFSVDAYFHLAADLVHQFNQAGMADFMAEHQGNKIRREEFFQAIERFLGPGSRRHINIECNEDGTRLLGVILRLPADLGPGADLRALLQRAPRAGARGNCAGRFRIDTFAAG; this is translated from the coding sequence ATGACCCAGTGCCGGCGGCTTTTAGGCTATCTCCTGCTCGCGCTCGTGCCACCAGCGCTGCCGGCGGCGGCGCGGCTGGCGGAGGGCGAGTTCCTCGCCACCCACAACTGCCCGGCCTATTACTCTAAGGACCGGCGCGACAATCCGGGCAACGTGTCGCTGGTGCCGGGCCGGCTTTATCCGGTGGTGGAGATCCTCAAGGGCGTCACCCCCGAGTACTACCGGCTCCGCATCGCCGGCGCCGAACCGAGCGAGCGCTGGGTCAGCGCCGAGTGTGGCGAGTACCCGCCGAAGTCCGCCCCCGCCGCGGTCGCCGCCCAATCCGCCGAGCCCGGCACGGCGGCCCCGAGCTGCGCGGCCCCGCCCGCCGGCGGCGACATCTGCCGGACCTGCGGCGCCGCCAGCTACGTGCTGACCCTCGACTGGCAGCCGGGACAGTGCGCCTCCAGGAAAAGCACCCTCGACGACAGCCCGGAATGCCGCGGCACCCGCCCGGTCGGCCCGTTCACCCTACGTGAGCTGCGTCCGGAACAGCCCCGCTGCGCGAAGGAGTTCGGCTTTTGCGGCCCGGTGGCGGGCGAAACCACGCCCTTCATCCTGTATCCGCCGGTGCCGCTGAGCGAGGCCACCCGCAAGGTACTGGAACCGGTCCTGCCCGGACTCCAGGCCGACACCGGCGTGGAACGCCATCAATGGCACAAATACGGCACCTGCACCGGTTTTTCGGTGGATGCCTATTTCCACCTGGCGGCGGACTTGGTCCACCAGTTCAACCAAGCCGGTATGGCCGACTTCATGGCCGAGCATCAGGGAAATAAGATCCGGCGCGAGGAATTCTTCCAGGCTATCGAACGCTTTCTCGGCCCGGGCAGCCGCAGGCACATCAACATCGAATGCAACGAGGACGGGACGCGGCTGCTCGGCGTTATCCTCCGCCTCCCAGCCGACCTGGGCCCGGGCGCCGACTTGCGGGCGCTGCTCCAGCGGGCCCCTCGGGCCGGCGCCCGGGGCAATTGCGCCGGGCGATTCCGGATCGATACCTTCGCGGCGGGTTGA
- a CDS encoding carboxymuconolactone decarboxylase family protein — MEQPVYPSSNPDFARKRAELTPDILNAFKAFSARVFASGALPEKTKQLIAVAVAHVTQCPYCIRGHTELALNKGATEQEIMEAIWVAVEMRAGGSYAHSSLAIDTMNAAARR, encoded by the coding sequence ATGGAACAGCCGGTTTATCCCTCGTCGAACCCGGATTTCGCCCGCAAGCGGGCCGAGCTCACGCCCGACATCCTCAACGCCTTCAAGGCCTTCAGCGCCCGCGTGTTCGCCAGCGGCGCGCTTCCGGAGAAGACCAAGCAACTGATCGCCGTGGCCGTGGCCCATGTGACCCAATGCCCCTATTGCATCCGCGGTCACACTGAGCTGGCCTTGAACAAGGGGGCCACCGAACAGGAAATCATGGAGGCCATCTGGGTGGCGGTGGAGATGCGGGCCGGGGGCAGCTACGCCCATTCCAGTCTCGCCATCGACACCATGAATGCCGCAGCCCGGCGCTAG
- a CDS encoding cation:proton antiporter yields the protein MDSFRQQLLVTLLVAALAPLIAELRLFRPRIPVVVVEIALGILIGPHALNLARPDGMINALGDLGLTFLLFLVGLEIDIGEIKGRPITLAVSGWLLSLALALVGALVFSLIGLFRAPPLWVAVALSTTALGIIAPILRDRGELDSHFGHYLFAAATLGEMGPLIAISLLLFPTHAPLLHSLLMAAFVAISLAAAYLILWARSSRLLHRVPHLLHGSGQLAVRLAIVLQTLLVVLAEQFGLNVVIGAFAAGMMVALIVQDEGGALLRQKLDAIGFGFLIPIFFVVAGMKFDVRALWASPLVPVQLVVLLASLVLVRGAPALLYRRDLSIRERLAFALYSATGLPLIVVITELGVSTGLMQPDRAALLVSAGMISVLVFPLAAERWRNGAG from the coding sequence ATGGACTCTTTCCGTCAGCAGCTGCTTGTCACCCTGTTGGTGGCCGCGCTCGCCCCACTCATCGCGGAACTGAGGTTGTTTCGCCCCCGGATTCCAGTGGTGGTGGTGGAAATTGCCCTCGGCATCCTGATCGGCCCCCACGCCCTGAACCTAGCCCGTCCAGACGGCATGATCAACGCCCTGGGCGACCTGGGGCTGACCTTCCTGCTGTTCTTGGTGGGCTTGGAGATCGATATCGGCGAGATCAAAGGCCGCCCCATCACCCTGGCGGTGAGCGGCTGGCTGCTGTCCTTGGCACTGGCCTTAGTGGGTGCCTTGGTGTTTTCCCTGATCGGTCTGTTCCGAGCCCCGCCGCTGTGGGTCGCGGTCGCCCTTTCCACCACCGCCCTGGGCATCATCGCCCCGATTCTCCGGGACCGGGGCGAGCTCGATTCCCACTTCGGGCACTACTTGTTCGCCGCGGCGACCTTGGGCGAAATGGGGCCCTTGATCGCCATTTCCCTGTTGCTGTTCCCCACCCATGCCCCGCTGTTGCATTCCTTGCTGATGGCGGCTTTTGTCGCCATTTCCCTGGCGGCCGCCTACCTGATCCTCTGGGCGCGCTCCTCCCGGCTGCTGCACCGCGTGCCCCACCTTCTACACGGTAGCGGCCAATTGGCGGTGCGCCTCGCCATCGTGCTGCAGACCTTGCTGGTGGTACTGGCCGAACAGTTCGGCCTGAACGTCGTGATCGGCGCCTTCGCCGCCGGGATGATGGTGGCGCTCATCGTCCAGGACGAAGGCGGCGCCTTGTTGCGTCAGAAGCTGGATGCCATCGGCTTCGGTTTTCTGATTCCGATCTTTTTCGTCGTGGCAGGAATGAAATTCGACGTCCGCGCCCTCTGGGCCAGCCCGTTGGTGCCAGTCCAGCTGGTCGTACTGCTGGCCTCGCTGGTGCTGGTGCGGGGCGCCCCCGCCCTGCTCTACCGGCGCGACTTGTCGATCCGGGAACGCCTGGCCTTCGCCCTCTATTCGGCCACCGGCTTGCCCCTGATCGTGGTCATCACCGAGCTGGGCGTCTCCACCGGGCTGATGCAGCCGGACCGCGCCGCCCTCCTGGTCAGTGCGGGGATGATCTCGGTGCTGGTGTTTCCGCTGGCCGCGGAGCGCTGGCGGAATGGCGCCGGCTAG